ACGCACACCTCGCGCAGCGCGGCGAAATCCTCGAAGCCCAGCGCCCGCGCCAGCCGCGAGAAGGTCGCCGGCGGCAGGTCACAGCGCCGCGCCAGGTCGCGCATCGACAACAGCGCGATGTCGCTCCGGTTGGATTCCAGCAACATCGCGGCCCGCTGCAGCTGCGGCGACAGGTCGGCTGCGCGGTCGCGCAGGGTCTGCATCAGCTCGTCAAAGGTCATCGGCGGCCAACATGATTCATTTGTTTCAAAATCTATTACATTGAAACAAACGCGTCAAGTTAACGCTGGTGCCGCAGCACACGACCGGCAACAGGAACGATGGGCACACCGCCGGCTGGCGCCGGATCACGCGCCACCACAACCGCGCGCGCAAACAAAAACGGAGGCCGAAGCCTCCGTCCTCTGATCCGGATATCCGCCTGCTCAGGCGGTCGCCAGCGTATCGAGCTGCTCCATGCGGAACTGGAAGAACCCCGCGGCGATGAGGCTGAGCAGGCTGATCGCCATGCAGCTGCACGCCAGCAGAACCACCGCCGCCAGCGGCGAAACGCCATCCAGGATCGGCGTATGCATCAGGGCCGACAGATTGCCGCCCACCCACATGGTCGCGATGAGCGCTGCCAGGCACGTCAGGGCCGCCGCGTTGCGCAGCCAGGTCAACCGCGTCTTGCGGCTGATGCCGTCGAAAGCGTGGAAATGGAAATGGTGACCGGTGCCAACGAGTGCCATGATGTCTCCTTGCGCGTGTCGCCTGATTGCGTTGAGTCACTATAGCGAGACCTGCGACAGATTGACACACACAAAAGCCTAGGTCATTCCCTTAGCTGCAGTGCGAAAAAGCGATTGATGGTCGACTTTTAATGGTTTTTATTGAAAGAACGGGCGTGAATTCAGATGTGGCAATCACTCATCTGCACATCACATCAGTCAGGTGACCCGCACGATTTTCCAGCACGGTTCAAATGCTTTATTCGGCACCGCTGAACCGGCCCGCCACCCCGAACTGCGGACAGATTCCAATCTGGCCATTCTGCTCGAAGGCCAAACCCAGCACACGCCCCCCGGTCACCTGGGAAACATCCGCAATGGCGTCATAGCCCGCCCACTGCAGAAGATCACTCCCAAAGTGCGCAGCGATATCCGGCCGGATCGTCCTGCGGGTTTCTATGAAGGCAAGCTCACCCTCCACATTGCCCAGGACCAATAGCGGTTTTGTCGGCAGACGCTGCTGTTCTCCCTGCACAGTGAGCCATCCGCGCACCTGCAACAGTCCTCGCGCCGAGAACCCGGCGGAAGACGGTGACACGCCATTGACGGTGTCGATACTGCCTTCGCATTGATTCACGACATGGATATTGGTACCGGCAGGCGCTTTGACTGGCTGATTGAAATGCAGCGATGCCAGCGCCCCGGCCCGGGGCGCAACCGTCACATTTTTAAAATGAACCGTGTACGTATTCTTCCATTGCCAGTCGCCGCCAAAAGCGTGGATGAAGAAAGACTTGACCCGGCTGCCCTGCGCATACGCATTCGCATACAGGAGCCCAAAATCAGAGGCACTCAGCACCACCGGCGACACCATGAAGCCGGACCGCGCCATCTCGGAAGGCAGCCTGAACTGCATCATTTCACCGTTTTCGAGATTCAGTACGATCACCAGCGGATCCACTTTGTAGAGGGTGTTCATCCCCCTCCCGGCGAGGCTCTTTTCGACGTCGATCTCAACAAATACCGGGCCCTGTCCCTCAGGAACGCTCACCTGCTGATCAAACGAAAAGCGCCCCTCTCCAGCCGCATCAAACCGGATCCGCTCCCCCGCAGAAGTTTCCTTCCTCAGAGACAGGAAACCGCCCTGAAGATTTTCCGGCCGATAGTGCCCCAGCAAGGCGAACCAGCTCGGACCATCGTCCAGAGCGGGCAGGCGGCCATCGATGGTTTCAGCCCTGAAGAAAATGGTGTCCGGCGCGGCAGGCCCCTGCAAGTGGTCCCGGTTGGCCCAAGCCAGTGCGGGCGTATATGCCGAGTAGCTCTGAAGCACCGGCCGCGGATTCCAGCGATTTCCCGACGCGATGAGGTCAGACTGCTCATGGGAGTAGATGTCCGCCGTGCCTTCACGCAGCGGAAGCGCGTGCTGAGCGCGGATCTTGGCAAGCGCAGCATCGAAATCGCGGCGCAACGCCTGGGAGTCGGCAAGCCTGGCTTGCGCTCCGGCCCATGCGGAGAAATAAGGCGATACGGCATCATCCAGCAGGGCCGCCTCCGAGAGCGCGAGATAGCGGCTATCAATGCTGATCCACGTCACCAAAGAAACCGACAGAACGAACAACAAGCTGCGCTTGTACAGCCGGAAAGCCAAGATGGCCGAGGCGAGCAGGATGGACGTACCCGCCGTCAAGGCATGCCCATCATGACGGACGAACGCAGCCTTGAAAACGACGAAGAAATAAACAACCAAAGGCAAAAGCAGTACGAGTCTCTTCCCGATCGTGGTTTCACCGCTATCGCGCAACACCGATACCAGCAGGACAACGGCGGCAATGAGATAAAGGATGATTTCCGAGGGAGCCCCCGGGTATGCCATCGCCTCGGTGTACCCGGAAACGATCTGGGCCATGGATTGAAAGTAGCCCGGCAATCCGGAAAGCGGCTGTCCCGCCGCCAGCCAAAAGACGATCAGCGCAACCACCTGCGCGACCGGCGCCGCAATAGCCCACTCCCGCCGCCCAAGACTGATCAATCGAATGACCGCAAACACAGTAGCCGCCAGACACAGGGCGACCAGCGACCCCTTGATCAGGGGAAGCAGCCCGAACGGCAGAAACAGGACAACAACGCTGATCGTCGATCTGTTCCTCGCCCTTTGATCCGAGACTGCCTTGTCCGACAGGCCGAAACAGTAAAGGCTGACAATCAGGGGATAGGAAAACAGAAGGGTGTCCTGCGACTGGGGCAATCCTGCAACCAGGGCGAGCGCCAAGCATAGCCCCGCCAACGGAAGCGCTCCGCGCTCACGGGTCAGCAGGACGAGCCCGGCACCGTAAATCAGGCCCAGAAACAATGCCCCGGCGACCATCAGATGGTCGGTGGCCGGATGGAACGATTTTGTGTAAATGGATGCATACGGCCCGAACGTAAAGATCATGTCGCGCCCGAAAACCAGCCCCTGCGCGACGGCTTGATTCATGCCGAGCACCCACGAGTGGTCGAGACCTGCCTGCGGCATGACCGGCAGCCAAGGCACAAAAGCGCAAACGGCGGTGACGACGATCAGCAACCGCCAAATCCGGGCCCACATGACGTTTTGGATCAACGTGGAGTTGATTTGGAGCTTCATGCTTTGCAATCGATCGGACACTTTTCGCCTGGACATTGAAACAGCCGGTTGAACAACAGGAAGGCCGCGGAATTATCGAGGCGCGCCGTCTCATGCACAACCATCGCTGCGGTGAAGCGTAAAGGGGATCGCGGAAAAACGACGTGTGCCTGGCACCCGGGGGGGAAGCTGCGGGGATGGCGCCCTTGGAGCCGATTCCATTGCGCACACGCAAAAGAAAAAACCCCAACCAAAACTGGTTGGGGTTTTCGTATTTCTGGTGGCCTGGGGCGGAATCGAACCACCGACACGCGGATTTTCAATCCGCTGCTCTACCAACTGAGCTACCGGGCCAAGCAAAGAAACGTAAGTATGACAGCACTTGTCCCTTGTCGTCAAGCACCACCGAATCATCCAATCAGGCCGACGGTTCACCCTTGTTGCGCGACAGCTCCACGCCCAGTTGCTTGAGCTTGCGGTACAGGTGGGTACGCTCCAGTCCTGTCTTCTCCGCCACGCGGGTCATGCTGCCGCCTTCGCGCTGCAAGTGGTATTCGAAGTAGGCGCGCTCGAACAGATCGCGCGCCTCGCGCAGCGGCATGTCGAACGAGAACTGCATGCCGCCGCCCTCGGCCGCGCGCACCGGCGCACCGTTCACGTCGGCGCGATCCGTCGCCAGGACCGCCCCCTGCGCAGCAGCCGCAAGCGGTACGCTGCCCCCACCGCTGGCGGCCGCGACCGCCAGCGGTGCCGCCGGCGAGACGCGCGGCCTTTCCTTGCCGCGCGCCAGGCCCTGCTCCACTGCAGCCAGCAGCTTCTGCAAGGCGATCGGTTTTTCCAGGAAGTTGAGCGCACCGATCTTGGTGGCTTCCACCGCCGTGTCGATGGTGGCGTGGCCGGACATCATGATGACCGGCATCGTCAGCAGCCCCTGCGAGGCCCACTCCTTGAGCAGCGTCACGCCGTCGGTGTCCGGCATCCAGATATCGAGCAGCACCAAGTCAGGCGTGGCGCCGTTGCGGTGTTCGCGCGCCTGCTGCGCGTTCTCGGCGACTTCGACAACGTGTCCTTCGTCTCCGAGAATTTCGGAGAGCAACTCCCGGATACCCATTTCGTCGTCGACAACGAGGATGGTGGCCATGCTTTTCCTCTATGTGCGGCGGGATCGCCTACCGCGCTAGGCAAGTTTTACGAACAGAATGGAAACCTGGGCGCCGACGGTGTCGGTGCCCGACTGGCGGTTGCGCAATTCAATGCGCGCCCCGTGCTCGTCCATGATCTTCTTCACCATGGCCAAGCCCAATCCAGTGCCCTTGGCTTTGGTCGTCACGTACGGCTCGAATGCGCGGTTGAGGATGCGGGATGAGAAACCCGTCCCGTTATCCGCGATGCCGAGCCGGACCGCCTGCCGCCGCGCGCCCGAGGCGTCGTCGTATTCTACCGTGTCAGTTTGCAACATGACATGCGCAGCGGGGCGCCCGGCCGCTTCGTTGTCGGCGACGGCGTCCTGCGCGTTCTGCAGCAGGTTGTGGATGACCTGCCGCAACTGCGTCGGGTCGCCCTTGATGAGCGGCAGGCCTTCGCCCAGCCTGACCGCGATGACGGCGTGATCGCTCTGGCCCGGGTGATCGATGCCGTACAGGTGCAGCACCTCGGTACACAGCGCGTTCAGATCGAGGTCCTGCAGCACGGCCGGCGGCGTGCGCGCATAGTCGCGGAAGTCGTCGACCATGCGCTTCATCGCCGCGACCTGGTTGACGATGGTGGTCGCGCCGCGCCGCAGCACCTCGGCATCGGCGTCCGTCAGCTTGGGAGAGAGCTTCATCTCCAGGCGCTCGGCGGAGAGCTGGATCGGCGTGAGCGGATTCTTGATCTCGTGCGCGAGCCGCCGGGCCACTTCGCCCCAGGCGACCGAGCGCTGCGCCGAGATCACGTCGGAGATGTCGTCGAACACCACCACGTAGCCGCGCTCCGTACCGCGCGCGTCCACCGACGGCCCCGGCAGCCGCGTGCCGCGCACCAGCAGGGTGAGGGGCTCGTCCTCGTCCGCCAGCGGAATCTCCACCTGCTTCTGCCAGTGGGCCGCCGCGCCGCCGGCCGCGGCGCTCACATCGTGCTCGGCGAAGGCATGCTCGAGCGTGCCGGCAAACGCCTGCAGCGGCGTGATGCCGGACAGGGACTGGCCGACCCATGCGCCAAACGGCTGCTTGAAGATCCGCTCGGCGCCGGGGTTGGCGGTCAGCAGCACCAAGCGGTGATCGAACACGAACACGCCGGCCGTCAGGTTGGTCAGGACGCTCTCGAGATAGGCCTTCGACTGCTCGAGCGCCGCGCGATTCTGCTCCACGGCACGGCGCGCATCGGCCAGTTGGCGCGTCATCTGGTTGAACTGCTGGGTCAGCAGGCCGAGCTCGTCGCGCGTGTGGAGCTCGCGCTTGGGCGACAGGTCGCCCTCGGCCACCTCGCGCGTGCCCTGCAGCAGCATCAGCAGCGGACGCGCCAGCTGCGCGCCGAGCAGCAGCGCCAGCATCACCGCAATGAACACCGCGAGGAACAGCGTCAGCGTCAGCGTCCCGATGTACATCTTGCGCAGGCCGGTGCGGCCGAGCGCCTTCTCCTGGTATTCCTGGTAGGCCCGCTGCACGGCGTCGGCGTTGCGCGCGAGCGCCTGCGGCACCGGCTGCACCAGCTGCAGGAAGCGCTCCTCGCGCCCGGCCTCGCCAATCAGGCCAAAGCCGCGCGTGCTGCTGTCGTCCGAACGGCGATCGGCCAGCAGACCCGAGCCAGCCCACTTGCGCACCGGCGTATGGGGCGTGAGCGCGGCATCGTCGCGCGCCATGGTTCCGAGCGCCAGCACCACCCGGAGCTGGTACAGATCGCTGCGGCGGCCGCCCGCGCGCGCAGCGGGCGCCGAAGCGGCTTCGCCGTCGGCCGCGCTGTCGCTGCCGCCTTCCAGGCTGGCATAGCCGCCCGGCGTGCGCGCCTGCTCCAGCACGGCCTGGCTGGGAAACTCCGGCACGAGCGTGTCATACGTGTTCGACGACGTCGCCACCACGCGGCCGCTGCCGGTGAAGATGGTCGCCTCCTGCACGCCGAATTGCTCGCGCAGCCGGTTCAGCGTGATGGCGGTGGCCGACATCGAGCCATCGCCAAGCTGCTCGGCGATCAGGCGGCCCTTGTTCTGCAACTCCGCCAGCGATGCGTCCATGGTGGTGCGCCCGAGATTCAGGCCCGCCTCGAGCGCCGACTCCACCTTCACGTCGAACCACGACTCGATGCTGCGCGAGACGAACTGCAGCGACACCAGGTAGATCAGCACGCCCGGCAGCACACCCACCACGCCGAAGAACACCGCCAGCTTGGTCATCAGCCGCGTGCCGAACTTACCGCGGCGCGCGCGCAGCGCCAGCGCCAGCATCAGCCCGCCGATGATCACCACCAGCAGCACGCCGATGACGAGGTTGACCTTGTAGAGCAGGGTGAAGTAGCGATCGAAGAACTCGGTATTGGCCGAGGCGGCCGCCAGCAGGCCGACCAGCACGATCGCCAGGAAGACGATGGTGCCGGCCACCACCTGGTACAGCAGGCGCTTGTAGCTGCGATCGAAGATCATTTGGCTGGGGCCAGCAGCA
The sequence above is a segment of the Ralstonia nicotianae genome. Coding sequences within it:
- a CDS encoding sensor histidine kinase; amino-acid sequence: MIFDRSYKRLLYQVVAGTIVFLAIVLVGLLAAASANTEFFDRYFTLLYKVNLVIGVLLVVIIGGLMLALALRARRGKFGTRLMTKLAVFFGVVGVLPGVLIYLVSLQFVSRSIESWFDVKVESALEAGLNLGRTTMDASLAELQNKGRLIAEQLGDGSMSATAITLNRLREQFGVQEATIFTGSGRVVATSSNTYDTLVPEFPSQAVLEQARTPGGYASLEGGSDSAADGEAASAPAARAGGRRSDLYQLRVVLALGTMARDDAALTPHTPVRKWAGSGLLADRRSDDSSTRGFGLIGEAGREERFLQLVQPVPQALARNADAVQRAYQEYQEKALGRTGLRKMYIGTLTLTLFLAVFIAVMLALLLGAQLARPLLMLLQGTREVAEGDLSPKRELHTRDELGLLTQQFNQMTRQLADARRAVEQNRAALEQSKAYLESVLTNLTAGVFVFDHRLVLLTANPGAERIFKQPFGAWVGQSLSGITPLQAFAGTLEHAFAEHDVSAAAGGAAAHWQKQVEIPLADEDEPLTLLVRGTRLPGPSVDARGTERGYVVVFDDISDVISAQRSVAWGEVARRLAHEIKNPLTPIQLSAERLEMKLSPKLTDADAEVLRRGATTIVNQVAAMKRMVDDFRDYARTPPAVLQDLDLNALCTEVLHLYGIDHPGQSDHAVIAVRLGEGLPLIKGDPTQLRQVIHNLLQNAQDAVADNEAAGRPAAHVMLQTDTVEYDDASGARRQAVRLGIADNGTGFSSRILNRAFEPYVTTKAKGTGLGLAMVKKIMDEHGARIELRNRQSGTDTVGAQVSILFVKLA
- a CDS encoding response regulator, translating into MATILVVDDEMGIRELLSEILGDEGHVVEVAENAQQAREHRNGATPDLVLLDIWMPDTDGVTLLKEWASQGLLTMPVIMMSGHATIDTAVEATKIGALNFLEKPIALQKLLAAVEQGLARGKERPRVSPAAPLAVAAASGGGSVPLAAAAQGAVLATDRADVNGAPVRAAEGGGMQFSFDMPLREARDLFERAYFEYHLQREGGSMTRVAEKTGLERTHLYRKLKQLGVELSRNKGEPSA